The Geomonas agri genome contains the following window.
GCAGGTGGTCAAGGACGAAAAGATCGACCTCATGGTGTTGCTGGCCCACGAAGAGGGGCGCGTCGAGCACATGCTCTTTGGTCGTGATAACGACGCCATCCTGCGCCGCATGCCGTGCAGCATCCTGCTCATCAAGAGGGAGCCGGATTCCGTTAACTGGTAGCTCGCGCCAGCGAGGGGAGATAGCCCATGCAGCGATGGACCTGCACCATTTGCCGGTACGTTTATGATCCCGACGAGGGTGACCCCGTTAATGATGTCCCCCCCGATATATCCTTCGAGGAATTGCTGCCTGACTGGCACTGTCCGGTGTGCAAGGCCGCCAAAAGTTTCTTCGAAC
Protein-coding sequences here:
- a CDS encoding rubredoxin, whose translation is MQRWTCTICRYVYDPDEGDPVNDVPPDISFEELLPDWHCPVCKAAKSFFEPYPEEPER